GCCGGATTCGGTCAGGAACTGTTCGGTGAGCTTGTCCGGGTAGGATTCCGCGTACCAGATGGCCTTGATCTGGCAATTGATGAGCAGCTTGGCGCAGATCAGGCAGGGCTGGGTGGTGCAGTAGATTTCCGCGTCCTTGAGGGAGATGCCGTGCACCGCGCACTGGGTGATCACGTTCTGCTCGGCGTGCAGCGCGCGGCAAAGCTCGTGGCGTTCGCCGGAAGGCACCTTGAGCTGCTCGCGCAGGCAGCCCACCTCTTCGCAGTGGAGCATGTTCGTGGGCGCGCCGTTGTAGCCGGTGGCGAGGATGCGCTTGTCGCGCACGGCCACGGCCCCGACCCTGCGGCGCAGGCAGGTGGAACGCTCGGCCACCACATGGGCGATTTTCATGAAATATTCGGGCCAGGGCATGCGGGACATGGAGACTCCTTGCGTGGCGGGCTTTTGGAGAAGGTAGCGGTTCGGCGGGCGGATGACAAGGGAGGCGACCGGAGCGAAATTCCGGGGGATGCTCAATAATGATACCTGCATTGCATGATGATCAGCTCATCACGCTCCCCGTCGCAGCAAAAATAGCCCGGAGAACCGATGGTCCTCCGGGCTTCGCAAATGCGGTTTCGAGCAAGCCTACCAGGCGAAGAGCGGGAATTCGCGGGCGAATTCCTCGACCTCGTCCTTGATCTCGGCCAGCACGGCGTCGTTGTTCCAGTTCTCCAGGGCGGCGGTGATGGCCTCGGCCACCACGACC
This sequence is a window from Paucidesulfovibrio longus DSM 6739. Protein-coding genes within it:
- a CDS encoding deoxycytidylate deaminase: MSRMPWPEYFMKIAHVVAERSTCLRRRVGAVAVRDKRILATGYNGAPTNMLHCEEVGCLREQLKVPSGERHELCRALHAEQNVITQCAVHGISLKDAEIYCTTQPCLICAKLLINCQIKAIWYAESYPDKLTEQFLTESGLEHGQLPFDPKG